From the genome of Leptospiraceae bacterium, one region includes:
- a CDS encoding ParB/RepB/Spo0J family partition protein produces MSKKNDFATLDLLSTYESKKEQADRISLSLIHPSSEQPRIFGKEKVEDLTDSMKRLGLIEPIVLRRSGDEYYIIAGERRFRAAKELGWIDIPAVIFDVNEDSSFEMALAENDKRKNLNPYEVGKAIRYLREGKGKTAEQVAGMLGYSERYIKQLSSIARLEEITVFEFLEKGFEPSIKNLEKLLKKQEGRGDEMVSPLPKKQSIRINLDKLEESRRVSFLEELNLLKEKYGIQ; encoded by the coding sequence ATGTCTAAAAAAAATGACTTTGCAACCCTGGATCTTTTATCCACTTATGAATCAAAAAAAGAACAAGCAGACAGGATTTCTCTATCCCTAATTCATCCCAGTTCGGAGCAACCCAGGATTTTCGGTAAAGAAAAGGTGGAAGATCTAACAGATTCCATGAAACGCCTGGGTCTTATTGAACCAATAGTGCTTAGACGTTCAGGGGATGAATACTATATCATTGCAGGCGAAAGACGCTTCCGAGCAGCGAAGGAATTGGGCTGGATTGATATTCCGGCGGTGATTTTTGATGTGAATGAAGATAGTTCTTTTGAAATGGCCCTGGCAGAAAATGACAAACGTAAGAATTTAAATCCTTATGAAGTAGGAAAAGCCATTCGATACCTCAGAGAAGGAAAGGGAAAAACAGCAGAACAGGTTGCAGGAATGCTGGGTTATTCAGAGAGATATATTAAGCAACTCAGTTCGATTGCCAGGTTAGAAGAAATTACGGTTTTTGAGTTCTTAGAAAAAGGTTTTGAGCCTTCCATAAAAAATCTCGAAAAATTATTAAAAAAGCAAGAGGGCAGGGGGGATGAAATGGTTTCACCCCTACCAAAAAAACAAAGCATACGTATCAATCTGGATAAGCTTGAAGAATCCAGAAGAGTTTCCTTCCTGGAAGAACTGAATTTACTTAAAGAAAAATATGGAATACAATAG
- a CDS encoding ParA family protein, producing MKKKKAKSFTVLEIAKKCGLTETEIQKTIQASKLPCLDDQSYSEEIVEKFFSNPGEKAIFQAKILAISNQKGGEGKTTISIFLAEALSYSSKTLLIDWDPQANATRMLSSEPQHSIFESLSYRGNVPVPVHTIIKKIQTNLDLLPSSISLANLTTPFGIEDFELLKDALKPLKTEYEYIIIDCPPSLGLGLENALIAADYVLIPIQARAFSVQGLQDLHKTIEKIKTRANSKLRLLGAVLNQYEESRALSGLSNGIKKYFPVFETIIHRRESIPQAQAKRKMLSACDPNSKNAFKNLAREVKLKTNV from the coding sequence ATGAAAAAAAAGAAAGCAAAATCATTTACCGTATTAGAAATAGCGAAAAAATGCGGACTGACTGAAACCGAAATTCAAAAAACAATTCAAGCCAGTAAGCTTCCCTGCCTGGATGATCAATCATATAGTGAGGAAATTGTAGAAAAATTCTTCTCGAATCCTGGTGAAAAAGCAATATTTCAGGCTAAAATTCTTGCCATCTCCAATCAAAAAGGTGGAGAAGGAAAAACTACAATTTCCATATTCCTGGCCGAAGCTCTTTCTTATTCCTCAAAAACTCTACTCATTGATTGGGATCCGCAGGCAAATGCAACACGTATGCTTTCTTCCGAACCTCAACACTCCATATTTGAATCTCTTAGTTATAGAGGAAATGTTCCGGTTCCGGTTCATACAATTATAAAAAAAATTCAAACAAATCTGGATTTACTTCCCTCTTCGATTTCCTTAGCCAATCTAACCACTCCTTTTGGAATTGAAGACTTTGAACTCCTAAAAGATGCCTTAAAACCACTAAAGACCGAGTATGAATACATCATCATCGATTGTCCTCCCTCCCTTGGCCTGGGTCTTGAAAATGCCCTGATTGCAGCGGATTATGTATTAATCCCGATTCAGGCCCGTGCTTTTAGTGTGCAGGGCTTGCAAGACCTGCATAAGACAATTGAAAAAATAAAAACCAGAGCTAATTCCAAACTAAGACTACTGGGGGCTGTTTTGAATCAATACGAAGAATCGAGGGCACTTTCAGGACTTTCCAATGGAATAAAAAAATATTTCCCGGTTTTTGAAACAATTATCCACAGAAGAGAAAGCATCCCGCAGGCACAGGCAAAACGAAAAATGCTTTCCGCTTGCGATCCCAACTCTAAGAATGCTTTCAAGAATCTGGCCAGAGAGGTGAAATTAAAAACCAATGTCTAA
- a CDS encoding putative porin — protein sequence MNKLFLSLLLFFTVELFAGDWLIGPGIYMNRGDNIFETGNKFPNLSGIQGGSRITYNRDFNFIGLEALYLQDKFAFSANLSGVPWRINPGNSRDEDFVMGTITTERGSKMDLARGKVFDTAHTFTGTVNFADGHTRTSMSEYAYDFHLQVYENSANPKPGREDQWFLMLGLKYNYAKYYLYDVMQFINSRPIFYGPIGNGLTYSYSSLELPFGFGYSFNYSSFFVEPSFELLLAYNRFRDFHIQRALNFIGNNFGSGFQYQVNIGYFVFENSILKFNFKGHRQFSDGNFKTSGGLNVNDISSNFLGSFRSYVSTKEVSLGFQFLHRMSH from the coding sequence ATGAATAAACTTTTCCTTTCATTGCTTTTATTTTTTACGGTAGAACTTTTTGCTGGAGACTGGTTAATTGGTCCCGGAATCTATATGAATCGAGGGGATAATATTTTCGAAACCGGAAATAAGTTTCCCAATCTCTCAGGGATACAGGGAGGTTCGAGAATTACTTACAACCGGGATTTTAATTTTATAGGCCTTGAAGCTCTCTACCTTCAGGATAAATTCGCCTTTTCTGCCAATCTTTCCGGGGTTCCCTGGAGAATCAATCCTGGAAATTCCAGAGATGAAGATTTTGTAATGGGAACGATTACTACAGAAAGAGGTTCAAAAATGGATTTAGCAAGAGGAAAAGTTTTTGATACCGCACATACTTTTACCGGTACGGTAAACTTTGCGGATGGACATACCCGTACTTCTATGAGCGAATACGCATATGATTTTCATTTACAGGTATATGAAAATAGTGCAAATCCCAAACCCGGGCGAGAGGACCAGTGGTTTTTAATGCTGGGTTTGAAATATAATTATGCAAAGTATTATCTCTATGATGTAATGCAATTTATTAACTCTCGTCCCATTTTTTATGGTCCTATAGGAAATGGACTTACTTATTCTTATTCCAGCCTGGAATTGCCCTTTGGCTTTGGATATAGTTTTAATTATTCATCATTTTTTGTAGAACCTTCCTTTGAATTGCTCTTAGCTTATAACCGTTTTCGTGATTTTCACATTCAAAGAGCTCTTAATTTTATTGGAAATAATTTTGGTTCCGGCTTCCAATACCAGGTAAATATTGGATATTTTGTTTTTGAAAATTCCATTCTGAAATTTAACTTCAAAGGTCATCGACAATTTTCAGATGGTAATTTTAAAACCAGCGGAGGCTTAAATGTGAATGATATAAGTTCAAATTTCCTCGGTTCCTTTCGAAGTTATGTAAGCACTAAAGAAGTAAGTTTGGGATTTCAATTTTTACACAGGATGAGTCATTAA
- the hemH gene encoding ferrochelatase, with the protein MQRKILLINLGGPRTSDEIEKFLLDLFRDPLVFDLPLPENFRYKLGSFIAKKRAPKVRKVYEMLHFGGGSPLVQETEKQAKALVDSLKSSTLEEWEGRVAMTCGFPDLREFSRDELSPSSSNVILPLFPHYSRSTTLSTAKIIESITGKSPLNKKGWINPFSHRNKYVLACKQIIKDYFEGKLQTEFLSPDRDLSLPVENWKTITLLFSAHGIPMRLIQKGDTYKRDIEEHANRILFQLRQEGFLGEVFLSFQSRVGPAKWTEPSTIDTLKNLGSKGHKRVAVVPISFVSDHLETLIEIGEELKELALKNGVKEYYRIPAFGIYPPFIEFLKELILENIKEGE; encoded by the coding sequence ATGCAAAGAAAAATTCTATTAATCAATCTTGGCGGTCCGAGAACTTCGGATGAAATCGAAAAGTTTTTATTGGATCTTTTTCGTGATCCTCTTGTTTTTGACTTACCTCTGCCGGAAAATTTTCGTTATAAACTTGGAAGTTTTATTGCTAAAAAACGGGCTCCAAAAGTTAGAAAAGTTTATGAAATGTTGCATTTCGGAGGTGGGTCTCCGCTGGTACAGGAAACTGAAAAGCAAGCCAAAGCCCTGGTTGATTCTTTGAAAAGCTCAACTCTTGAAGAATGGGAAGGCAGGGTAGCGATGACCTGTGGATTTCCGGATTTGAGAGAATTCTCTCGTGATGAACTCAGCCCTTCTTCGAGTAATGTGATCTTGCCTCTTTTTCCACATTATTCACGCTCCACAACTTTAAGTACTGCAAAAATCATTGAATCCATTACCGGGAAATCTCCATTAAATAAAAAGGGTTGGATTAATCCATTTTCTCACCGGAACAAGTATGTTTTAGCCTGTAAGCAAATTATAAAAGATTATTTTGAGGGCAAACTGCAGACTGAGTTTCTTTCACCTGACCGGGATCTTTCTCTTCCTGTTGAAAACTGGAAAACTATTACCCTGCTTTTCTCTGCCCATGGAATTCCCATGCGACTGATTCAAAAAGGAGATACATATAAGAGGGATATCGAGGAACATGCAAATAGAATCCTTTTTCAGCTCAGACAGGAAGGCTTTTTGGGAGAAGTTTTTTTATCTTTTCAGAGTAGGGTAGGGCCTGCAAAATGGACAGAACCTTCTACCATTGATACTTTAAAGAATTTAGGAAGTAAGGGACATAAGCGGGTAGCTGTTGTTCCTATAAGTTTTGTGAGTGATCACCTGGAAACCCTTATAGAAATAGGAGAGGAGTTAAAAGAACTTGCTCTGAAAAATGGAGTAAAAGAATATTATCGCATACCCGCCTTCGGAATCTACCCTCCTTTTATCGAGTTCTTAAAGGAACTCATTCTTGAAAATATTAAAGAAGGAGAATAG
- a CDS encoding peptidylprolyl isomerase translates to MQISKNKVVTIDYTLKSDEGEILDSSSGREPLAYIQGTSSIIPGLENALEGKVEGDSLQVKVSPTEGYGEYNEAMKHSIPRVQFGDIQDIRPGMQFQAQTEQGFQILTVLEAGESEILVDANHPLAGMNLNFDVTVKGVREATSEEISHGHVHGPGGHHH, encoded by the coding sequence ATGCAAATTTCTAAGAACAAAGTAGTAACAATTGATTATACCCTGAAAAGTGATGAAGGGGAAATTCTGGACTCTTCCAGCGGAAGAGAACCACTGGCCTATATACAGGGAACTTCCAGCATCATTCCCGGTCTGGAAAATGCCTTAGAAGGAAAAGTCGAAGGTGACTCTTTACAGGTAAAAGTTTCTCCAACTGAAGGCTACGGTGAATACAATGAAGCTATGAAACATTCCATCCCCAGAGTACAATTTGGAGATATTCAGGATATTCGTCCGGGTATGCAATTTCAGGCACAAACCGAACAGGGGTTTCAGATCCTTACAGTACTCGAAGCCGGAGAATCCGAAATTCTTGTGGATGCAAACCATCCCCTGGCAGGAATGAACTTAAATTTTGATGTGACCGTAAAAGGAGTAAGAGAAGCTACTTCCGAGGAGATTTCACACGGCCATGTACACGGCCCCGGTGGACATCATCATTGA
- a CDS encoding SRPBCC family protein yields MKFIKTVLIVCLVIFSTFTAFSYTLPGEMSISLKKEINCSASEVFVLINSFKNWPIWSPWQEKEPHIQLRISGKESGKGAIFEWKGRDGKGRMEILEAIADKSIQYTMELRFRTKFKGNFIFTPKEKEKTEVAWQLNTVRKSLNPLQRLGFKIFKPMMEKDMERGLEKLNEACLPGPSKKSRRYIIEY; encoded by the coding sequence ATGAAGTTTATAAAAACTGTTCTTATTGTTTGTCTGGTAATCTTCTCAACTTTTACTGCTTTTTCTTATACTCTTCCGGGAGAAATGAGTATAAGTTTAAAGAAGGAAATAAATTGTTCTGCATCTGAAGTTTTTGTTCTGATAAATTCCTTTAAAAATTGGCCCATCTGGTCTCCCTGGCAGGAAAAAGAACCTCATATTCAACTTCGGATAAGCGGTAAAGAGTCCGGTAAGGGTGCTATTTTTGAATGGAAAGGAAGGGATGGAAAAGGGAGAATGGAAATACTGGAAGCTATAGCAGATAAGTCTATACAGTATACGATGGAACTACGATTTAGAACAAAATTTAAAGGAAATTTTATTTTTACACCAAAAGAAAAAGAAAAAACCGAAGTCGCCTGGCAGCTTAATACGGTAAGAAAAAGCCTGAACCCCTTACAAAGACTGGGTTTTAAAATATTCAAACCTATGATGGAAAAAGATATGGAAAGAGGGCTGGAAAAATTAAATGAAGCCTGTTTGCCGGGACCATCTAAAAAGTCGCGTCGATACATCATCGAATACTGA